gtatttatacgtacagaaatacctaaatagtatgtactcgtacagagatacgtattggacgtgtatttgtacattaatacataaataggaaatacgtgaacagtaaaagtgaacagtaaattcgtaaaaccgaaaattgctgaacagtaaccgattattactgttttagcatttaaaggtttacgaaacgtttctaaattcttttcttatcttttcaaggtgatcgataaatcaaggaaatgaattatcttcggaaattgtggaattacgctcgagtcgataaggtgagtaaaatctcacatattttacaagagtttttaatattgaattacgtcATGTATATGAtctagtggaatatatatattcgtataaatggtaaataagtacttatatatatagtttgctatattatatactgttatgaattcattggaattagtcgtttcgatgacgagaattatatgacgagcatgtgaattaaattgtacaatatgatgtgagattattgtacgtgattttaatatgtgtttattaaacgttttgtcttcggacgtattTACGAATTATGAcacgtatacgatatagtggattatatatatatatattgtataaatggtaaataagtacatatatatatatatatatatatagtttgctatataatgtactgttatgattttatcgtgatgatgtcatttcgatgacaagattttatcgagcatgtgattttgatttgtacaatatgatgtgagattattgtacgtgattttaacatggagattgttaaaatattgatttgtcttcggacgtgatgtttgtacaatatgatgttagattattgtacgtgtttggcaagtcggaacctagcctttggccgggcgaaagttacgatacagttagagctctagtctgtctgccgtagtactacatgagaggtaacgggtggttatcggctcatgagtactcagattgttttggatgttgggtagcgggtggttacccaatatcggcggtgtactacgtgaggggtaacggatgtgtaccagcgttcattagtacccgtattataaatgtttttgggtaaccagaagggttgcccgatttctcatgagtactttcatttcatatattttttgggacaaccagatgggccgtccattgactcatgagagcatttatatttgttgatttgtgacttttcgtatatattgatatgcgaattataatttcattttactcatacgagctataagcttaccgggtttgtgtttacaatcccggtgcaccaattcaatggtgtaggggataactccgcaggtgtggattagcgggaattgacggaccgctcagaggacttgaagttatttatccccaacttgtgtgaggatttaatgtgactatcttgtgaggttgttgtgaggattatacatttctatttactataatgttgaattataatttggtttgtaataatcggtttgactgagttgtattttgaactcagagatgatccgctgtggcattttaaatgatttcgatttccttgaaattgtttagtgtttaacgaatttgaaattttgagtttttaaacttgaaattttggggtcgttacacccTATGCCACTCAGGCTCTCTTCCACTTGAGTTATTCGTGAGTCAATTGTAGCTAACATATCCTTGAGCCGGTCCTTCTTTGGAACTGTTGGATTAACAAGTTCTTCGTGACCTTTCTCTTGCGTGTCGTAAAAAACACTACCAGTAGGATTGCCGTTCTTTGCCATTATGCCAAGCTAGTCTTTTGCTATGTTAttcgtgcggccttagcacCTCTCTTATGttaagtcagccttactccTGCAACACTtggctagaacaattgaaaggcaaagatAATATCTCTAAAGAGAACTTGTATTAAACAAAGAAAGCTTACAAAATAGTGtttacaagtatgcttgaaTGCAACTTTCTTGATGCCTCAAATGTGAGGAATGCCCTGTTAATTATAGGCTTCCCGATCCTACCTCAAtagttctagagaattctaggactatgtacaagtGTAGTTGCTTCTAGAGAGTTCTACACAAGTCTATACAAGTCTAAGTGATACCGTGAGTATTCTAGAGACTTCCGGAGTGGTCTAGGTCTTTgagcctctccaaggttctagagtGTTCCAGAGATGTCCAAAGGTtctctgtaataaccctaaaatttcaaccaatattagtttgatttgaattctataaaatttgcgaattttaattagtatgaatgtgattggttgcgacgttatgaaacgagtaacggatacgttctcggaacgtttaattcgaaaaacgttacatttccgaacgaatttatcgactcttattccgtcgctcggttgcaaaaactttcttcacgaaagttgtagagctcgtccaTACGAGTTCGtaagtatgtgacgcgttctaatcggacgtcggacgtgacagttattaacgatagaagttagtttccgatttagaaaggggtataaaaggaaattaatcagaatagggtttccattttcagaaaccctattctctctctaaaaccgcgcctcccttctctctctctctctcccctcgcgactctctctctccccgaccctttccttccacgccggcgatctcgccgATCTGTGGTCCGTGTCACACACCGCTCCTCGCAAAAGCTTCGCACGGTTCTCCTTGCCAAACCCCGAGAAGATCGCGTCCTCTCTTGTCGCCGTTCGCCGCACCGACGCTCCGCAGTCCACCTGCAACTCAACGCCATCAGCTCCATCCCCGGTGATGCACGTCCTCAGAGGAAAGCTCGCCCTCGCCTCACCCTGCCTCTGAAGCCATCGACGACAGAAGGAGAGCTCGACTCGCCAATCCTCCACGCGATTCGACTTCAGTCGTACTCGAAGGTGCCTCCGGTGGTCCTCTCGACGGTCCTGCATCCTCTTGAGGTAAGAGATGATCGATTAGAGTGGTTGTGATTTTGTTTGtggattttggattgaattgTGGAGAAATCGGAGGAGAATGAAGgagagggttaccgccgcctagaggatTGAATTTTGGATTGAATTGTGGAGAATTgtttgtgaacagtgtttccggaaGTGTAATTTCGTAATTTATTTACgcatggtaaatgtaaatgtaaattttatttacgtacggtaaatgtaaattttatttacgtacggtaattgtaaatttagaagggtaattcggtaattattatttactgagacagtacatacatttgaatagtatttatacgtacagaaatacatgaacagtatgtactcgtacagagcTACGTATTGGATATgcatttgtacattaatacataaatagtaaatacgtgaacagtgaatagtaacagtgagtagtaaccgtgaacagtaaatttgtaaaaaaaaccaaaaattgctgaacagtaaccgaatattactgtttcggcatttaaaggtttacgaaacgtctctaaattcttttcttttcttttcaaggtgatcgataaatgaaggaaatgaattatcttcggaaattgtggaattacgctcgagtcgataaggtgagtaaaatctcacatatttacgaatctacccttgcggtgattccaagatttttgcaagagttttaaatattgaaatacgacatgtatacaatatagtgggttatatatatatatattgtataaatggtaattagtacatatatatatagtttgctatattctatactgttatgaattcatctgaaatatgtcatttcgatgtcGAGCATGAGATTTtaatatggagtttgttaaacgttttgtcttcggacgtgtttataaaattataacatgtataagatatagtagattatatatatatatattgtataaatggtaattaaaaacatatgtatatagtttgctatataatatactgttatgatttttattgtgatgatgtcattttgatgacaagattttatcgagcatgtgattttgatttgtacaatatgatgtgagattattgtacgtgattttaacatggagattgttaaaatgtgatttgtcttcggacttgatttttggtacaatatgatgtgagattattgtacgtgtttggcaagtcggaacctaacctttggccgggcgaaagttacgatacagttagagttcTATTCTGTCTGCCAGAgtcctgcatgtgaggtaacgggtggttatctgctcatgagtactcatatttttggatattgggtagcgggtggttgcccaatatcggcggtgtattatgAGAGGGGTCAcatatgtgtaccagcgttcttgatacccgtattataaatgcatttgggtaaccagaagggttacttaatttctcatgagcgtttcatttcatatttctttgggacaaccagatgggccgtccattgactcatgagtgcatttatatttgtttgatttctggattttcgtatatattgatatgcgaattatattttcattttactcatacgagttgtaaatcttaccgggtttgtgtttacaatcccggtgcaccaattcaatggtgtaggggatacttccgcaagTGTTGACTAGTGGGGATTGGGAGACGACTCTGgtgactcgaagttgttcgttaccctgcttgtggtgagatttctagggtggatttgtgagtgagaatttgtgaggttttatttgtgagttttgtgagagattgtgaggattattacatttccagttttatgtatggattataaatttgggttgtaataattggtttgtctgagttgtattgagaattcagtaatgatccgctgtgacattttaaatgatttcgatttcattgagattattttgtgtttaacgactttaaaattttgagtttttaatctcgaaattttggggttgttaCATTCCCAAACATTCTAGAGACTTCTAAGACTTTTCAGAGCCTTCTATGACTCTCTAGAGGCTTCTACATTCTTTCAAAGTCTTCCATAACTTTCTATGACATTCCAGATGGTTCTAAAGTCTTCCAAATACTTTAAAATGCTCAAGTGATCTCTAATACATTTCTTGAGCCATGCTGGCTTCAGAAATGCCAAAGGAAAATTCTATGAAGGTTGGCCGGGCGTGACAAGCAGCTGAAAAGGTTAGAGGAGAAAAATGGTAATCAGattgagaatggagagaaGGATGAGGtcagtgatgatgatgaataaGAAGATGCTTTGAAGGTCGATGAGGCAATGGTAGATGAAAGCAAACAAATGGATTTTGCTAAGGTTGAGATATGTGTTAGCCCAACTGGTGGTGGAGCTGTGGAAGCACGTACAGGAATTGTCAGGTCTGTACTGGACTAGTACCGGTTGTTGTCAAAAGCACTTCTGTTCTTCTGAAAGATGATATATATTGAGGCATCGACCTAACTAGCTTCAAATTGTCTTTGGTTCAGAAATTTGCGTATACGCGAGGACACAGCGAATTATCTTTTAAATCGTGATGTCAACTCTGCTTATTATGATCCTAAAACTCGGTCCATGCGTGAGATCCTCTTCCTGATGTTGACCCAAAAGAGAAGTTTTACGCAGTGAGTGCCTATGGAAATTGTGGTAAATAACATTTACAGTTGATTGTTCAACTTGTTATTGCCACAGGGATTTAGGGGTGATTTATGTGGTTTACCTTAATTATTCTTATAATGTGGTAACTTGTTATTTTCTTGGCTAGTCTGTAAGCTCTGTTCCTGATGTTCTTCCTTGGTACTGCTTCTGCAATGTATTATCATtaccaaagaaaaaagaacaatATTAGCTAAGCTAACATGAAAGTAAGGAGTTGATTAACTAGCCATGCGTTATACAGAAACACATAAATTCACCAAGGCATGTGGCCTGGTGCTCCTTGAGCATGGAGAACAACCATGGACGTACAAGAAATATTAAGAACACCCCGCACCTACCTAGAATCAAAAGTTCCAACAGTTCATTTTCGCAATGCCCACTTTAGACAGCAACCAGAATTGCAGTCTTTAAATACAGTGCCACTCTCAGCAATATATGCAGTTGAGTGCATCATTATATTAGCTAGTGCGATAAAACATTATTAAGAGAAGACCTTGTTATTAAACCAAATCGAAGACCGAGTGACACATGCATGGGATGGACAATCAGAGGGACcagaacatatataattattgatAGATGATCGAGTTAAACTCAGATGCTCAAATTTCTTGGTCAGAACGTAAATTAATCAAGCTGCTTTGATGATCTCTACCAGAGATCTCAAGTCTTGAGCGGAACTCCCATCGGATCTGACAGCCTCTTGAGCAAGCTGTTTAAGGACTCCAACTCTGTGTCTCATTTCTTTTCCATGCTCAAGAGATAGAGCTTGTTCCAGTGCCTTGATTGCTCTAGTTTTAGTGAAAACGCCTCCCTCAATCTTCATGCCAATCTTCCATACAACTTCTACGCTTCGCATATTCAGAAACTGATCAGCAAAATGAGGCCTCCCTATCATAGGCACACCATAAGTTACACTCTCCAAAACTGATTTCCAACCACCATGTGTAACAAACACTCCTATAGATGGATGATTTAGGATTTGCACTTGGTTCACCCAGGGAACAACTTTTCCAATACCTGTTCTTTCAATAAAACCTTTGGGAAAGTCCTCTAGGTTTCCTCTAAATGACCAAAGAAATGGGAATCCCCCTTCCACTAATGCCTCGGCTAAAGCTACTACCTCGGTGTGGGGAAGTGCTCCTACACTTCCAAAGCTGATGTATGCAACCGATGCAGGCTTGTGGTTGTCCAGCCACGGCAAGCATGcatccttcttctcctcctcctcatcatcatctgaTTTTGCTGACGGCACCGGCCGGACTTGATGTAGCGGTCCAACAAGGAGCAACTTCTTCAGTCTTTTCTTCAGCTCCGCAGCAACTTTCAAGTCCATTGTTTCAAAAGAGTTGACAGCAACTGCAGTTGCTTGTGGCAGCTTCTGACCCATTTTATGCAACATATTCGGAAATGGCGACTCCATGTTTCCAAATACAACTTCCTTTTGTAAATCAGAGGCACGGAACTCATTTGAGAATCCTGGAAGGAAGTCCAGGGTCATGTCTTCTTGACCTACAGAAGTACGTACATATATAGTAACGTTATGAATGCATGGAAGTTGGTCTATCTATATACAAAATGATCGATGAATTGCACTAGAGGTAAATGATAAAAAGGGTATAGATCCTTACCAGGAGCTCCAACTTTTTCTCTGATCATATCAGTCTCCAGATGAACAAGCAGCGGTCGCGGTCCACTCCACGTAGTCACCCACGGCACGTTCATTTTCTCGGCGATGTCGCCGGAAAACCAGAGGAATGCATCGGAAATTAAGCAGCCGAACTTGTGTCCAGTTTCAGCCTCCACTTCTTTGAGTGCCCTCTCGAAGCATTGGGGTGCCTTCTCAAGGAACATCTCTATTTGCTTCAGTGGAGGTCCCGGGCGGGGCACGTAGCCCTCCGGCAAGCCGTCCCATACATTGTAAGGCTTTATGTTATCCAAGCCCTTTACGTCGGAACCGGAGAAGAGGGAGCTGTTTGTTTTAGATGTGCTGAAGAAGGTGAACTTTATTCCCGGGGACACGGCCGAAACGGTGCGTATGAATCCGAGAAGAGAGCTGGGATGGGAGGCGAATGGAAAGTTTAAAACTGCCACATGAGCCGGAAGATTAGGGCTAGCAAGGTTGTGGCTCATTGTGCAAAGTTTGAGCTTTTCAAGTAAGCAAAGAACTGTATTAAAGAGGATGGACTATCAATTTTTTAGGAAAGGTGAGATTAATGAAGAGCAGTAGtgtcttctaaaaaaaaattgaagagcAGCATGTTGGCTTGGAGTGAAGGACATAAATATCAATATATAgacggagagagagagagagattattTAAACGTACAAAGGTCTCAACTGGCTACATTATGATATTGTTCTGTTATTATTCTCAAATGAATGATGCGAGCATGAAGCTACTTGCCGTCTTAAGACTGTTTGGTCATCTCACGAGTCATGGTTCTCAGTTCTCACCAATAACTAACAAACTAAAAACTTAATCTAAAAatgaatatataaataaatgaaaaaaaattctcagAACAATAAGCGATGAGATGGCGTATGTAGCACTTCTTACTGTAGAAAAATTAATACAATGTGTAACGCGCGTTCATATACTCGATAAATTTCTTACTCAATATTACTTGGTTTATGTAAATAAGTTTAATGGTGTAGTATCGACATGTAAAAAGTCTAACGAGTTTACTTGGTTTACAAAAATGTGACTGACAGATGACTACGATGTTATTGTCCATATTCGGACACCGAGCGGTGGTCTTCTTCCCACCGCAATCTCTAGCCCTTGATGGGTCAAAGTTCCGGCTGTTTTTATGCCAGCAACTAATGTTGTGTAGGAGTTGGTTGTCTAATTTAGAGGCCTCGTTGTAAGTTTCTCTGCCTTATGGCTTACCAACCAAGATCACCAGGTTGGTATAATGAATGGACCTGATGCATATCTCAGTCAAATAATTATTAGATGCATAATATGagatttagaataaattaGAAGGTGTTGCCAATTGTCCTTCTACTCGATTTGGAATAACATGAATGCACACTTGGGGCAGCGTGGAAGTGGAATTTTGGATGACGACATAAAGCCCTAGTTGTGAATCTGACACTTCAACAACaattttattaatatttatactaaAAGATATTTATGGTAAATTGATaggtcattttttttaaaacgtctataataaattctataaaatgtcatcgttagtatagaataagcagagatcgttcagTTCAGGAAATTGaaaggaactctaaacttttagtgtttaCAAATAATagagggtttgagattgattattaactactaatgaaaataaatcataaattactatttatatgatcgacttctatttaacaaatttaaaccaaatttactattacaccacataatcacaagttcaaacctatcatgcattctaattcgaccaattatattttttttagacaCAAATACAATTAGAACCTTAGggaatcatctaatcatgcaaaatttcatttaacatTTATATTGATTTAgagcctaatctaaatttccatgcattcaataacacttagagtagaaatcaaacaagattacatttaaacaccaaatttttattggagacatgtttcatgtgtggcgtcacccaccatggtttcacatgcaaattccaaattttttaccacttttaatcaacacaaaccgaacctacttaggccatgattcgatttatgtcaatatggttaatgaatctagcactcaaacacaatcttagggactgcattcaagcactaaattcatatgcacatatctgaaaattatctaaaggtatgagaaagatgattacaacacaacaatagaaatacaaactcaataattataggaaaccatcaattcggcaaagatccaaaaatccaataaaactatctgaaaatttcgaatctaaatacaaaacaatacccacacaaacatcatactacaatcttcatagacaaagtattgtagaaaatcaaaaacgaacaaactaatgaagaagagttgcgagaatcacacgttgtaggaaccttggaagtgtgtcttcaatggtgatttcggtggagatggaattggtatatgggggagaacgtcatgttttattccataAATCATGCCACGCTTTATTCATTTAATGATCTTCTTCTAGCTTTTAGCTTGCATATGCatggctccatctcttttcttttcacttaattaatcttcacatttattttttcatttttcttttcttcttcccacgGCAAGGACTCATCTCTTAATTCTCTCCACTTTTTTTATctattctatttaattgttgcatgacttgttgataATAGGACTCTATGTGCATGGCTTAtccttgttttcctctagtattatctcttaaatcaaatctaaaaataagaaaataaaatcataagtaagagataattagtttcgaacCCTAACAAGGATTCATAGTGCAGGAATGACTCTAaaaatatcgccaatgcgaccaaaacatagaaa
This is a stretch of genomic DNA from Argentina anserina chromosome 4, drPotAnse1.1, whole genome shotgun sequence. It encodes these proteins:
- the LOC126790986 gene encoding anthocyanidin 3-O-galactosyltransferase F3GT1-like encodes the protein MSHNLASPNLPAHVAVLNFPFASHPSSLLGFIRTVSAVSPGIKFTFFSTSKTNSSLFSGSDVKGLDNIKPYNVWDGLPEGYVPRPGPPLKQIEMFLEKAPQCFERALKEVEAETGHKFGCLISDAFLWFSGDIAEKMNVPWVTTWSGPRPLLVHLETDMIREKVGAPGQEDMTLDFLPGFSNEFRASDLQKEVVFGNMESPFPNMLHKMGQKLPQATAVAVNSFETMDLKVAAELKKRLKKLLLVGPLHQVRPVPSAKSDDDEEEEKKDACLPWLDNHKPASVAYISFGSVGALPHTEVVALAEALVEGGFPFLWSFRGNLEDFPKGFIERTGIGKVVPWVNQVQILNHPSIGVFVTHGGWKSVLESVTYGVPMIGRPHFADQFLNMRSVEVVWKIGMKIEGGVFTKTRAIKALEQALSLEHGKEMRHRVGVLKQLAQEAVRSDGSSAQDLRSLVEIIKAA